The following coding sequences are from one Primulina eburnea isolate SZY01 chromosome 15, ASM2296580v1, whole genome shotgun sequence window:
- the LOC140815306 gene encoding uncharacterized protein translates to MAEKVTIMVLKVVDLQCSRCYKKIKKILCKFPQIRDQVYDEKAKTVTITVMCCDPEKIRDKLCCKGHRVIKSIEIKDPPKPKEPEKPKIIVVEKPEEPKPSGPPQVEKPQETPKPDPPKIPDPPMQPEPVVFPGLPPLYPVPTCCSQCYAGHDGGPCQRGYGVPPPPRPCFEGYYGCRCGYGYGRDFHDFSRCDYYLSEENPSSCSVM, encoded by the exons ATGGCCGAAAAG gtGACTATCATGGTGCTCAAGGTCGTTGATCTTCAATGTTCACGCTGCTACAAGAAGATCAAGAAAATTCTCTGCAAATTCCCCC AAATTAGAGACCAAGTATATGATGAGAAAGCAAAGACGGTCACCATCACGGTGATGTGCTGTGATCCTGAGAAAATTCGGGACAAATTGTGCTGCAAGGGTCACAGGGTTATTAAAAGCATCGAAATCAAGGACCCTCCCAAACCCAAAGAGCCCGAGAAGCCCAAAATCATCGTGGTTGAGAAGCCCGAGGAGCCGAAACCAAGTGGGCCGCCTCAAGTGGAAAAGCCCCAGGAGACTCCGAAACCCGATCCACCAAAAATCCCAGACCCGCCTATGCAACCCGAACCAGTTGTGTTCCCTGGACTGCCACCGCTTTATCCCGTTCCGACTTGCTGTAGCCAATGCTACGCCGGTCATGATGGGGGGCCGTGTCAACGCGGGTACGGAGTTCCACCGCCGCCACGACCATGTTTTGAAGGTTATTATGGTTGCCGGTGTGGATACGGCTATGGAAGAGATTTCCACGATTTCAGCAGATGTGACTACTACCTGAGTGAAGAGAACCCATCATCTTGCTCTGTCATGTGA
- the LOC140814784 gene encoding heavy metal-associated isoprenylated plant protein 7-like: MGEERNEEGNKEEKIKEEAVKEDKKEETKKKDEEPQEIILKVDMHCEACARKVTRSLKGFQGVEDVTADCKASKVVVKGNAADPSKVCQRIQKKTGRKVELISPLPKPPEESKKEETKPEPKEEKKVESPPVINVVLKVRMHCEACAQALQKRIGKIRGVESVTTDIANDQVTVKGVLDPDKLVNDVYKKTGKQASVVKDEEKKQEEKKEDEKKDEKQQDDKKQVEESKEEDDKKTDIKKNEYWPPKYNLEYAYAPQIFSDENPNACSVM; encoded by the exons ATGGGAGAA GAAAGGAACGAGGAGGGAAACAAGGAAGAGAAGATTAAAGAAGAAGCAGTCAAAGAAGATAAAAAGGAGGAAACGAAGAAGAAAGATGAAGAGCCTCAAGAAATCATTCTTAAGGTAGACATGCATTGTGAGGCTTGTGCCCGGAAAGTTACTAGATCCCTCAAAGGATTTCAAG GAGTGGAGGACGTTACGGCGGATTGCAAGGCGAGTAAAGTGGTGGTGAAAGGCAATGCGGCGGACCCGTCTAAGGTGTGCCAAAGGATTCAAAAGAAAACTGGGAGAAAAGTGGAACTCATTTCACCATTACCTAAACCACCCGAAGAAAGTAAAAAGGAAGAAACTAAGCCAGAACccaaagaagaaaagaaagtagag TCGCCTCCCGTGATCAACGTCGTGCTGAAAGTTCGAATGCACTGTGAAGCATGTGCTCAAGCATTGCAGAAGAGGATTGGAAAAATTCGTG GGGTAGAATCGGTGACAACAGACATAGCAAATGATCAAGTCACTGTGAAAGGCGTCCTTGATCCAGATAAGCTAGTGAATGATGTGTACAAGAAAACCGGTAAACAAGCCTCAGTAGTGAAGGATGAAGAGAAGAAGCAAGAAGAGAAAAAAGAAGACGAGAAGAAGGATGAAAAACAACAAGATGACAAGAAACAAGTAGAggaaagcaaggaagaagacgaTAAGAAAACCGACATCAAGAAGAACGAGTATTGGCCTCCGAAGTATAACTTGGAGTATGCTTATGCGCCTCAAATTTTCAGTGACGAGAACCCAAATGCTTGCTCTGTTATGTAA